A window of the Salipiger sp. H15 genome harbors these coding sequences:
- a CDS encoding aminopeptidase, whose protein sequence is MTSTPIDPMLIDRLAEVAVRTGVNIQPGQQLVLTAPVSALPLVRAVTRAAYRAGASLVTPLLSDSDVALARFEEGHDASFDAATGWLYNGMAEAFGAGAARMAIVGEDPMLLAGQDPAKVSRMGKANSKAYKPAMEKITNFNINWSICAWPGAAWAKRMFPELSEPEAQAKLAEAIIAASRVTGDDPVAAWAEHNAALRARTEWLNAERFSALHFTGPGTDLTIGLADGHEWHGGASTAQNGVVCNPNVPTEEVFTTPHAQRVEGWVRSTKPLSHQGSLIDGIEVRFEAGRIVEAKASQGEEVLRELLATDEGAARLGEVALVPHSSPISQSGLLFYNTLFDENAACHIALGQCYSKCFLDGASLSAEQVAAQGGNSSMIHVDWMIGGAETDIDGIREDGTRVPVFRKGEWA, encoded by the coding sequence ATGACGTCGACCCCCATCGACCCCATGCTGATCGACCGGCTTGCCGAAGTGGCGGTGCGCACCGGCGTGAACATCCAGCCGGGCCAGCAACTGGTGCTGACCGCGCCGGTTTCGGCCCTGCCGCTGGTGCGCGCGGTGACCCGCGCGGCCTATCGCGCCGGGGCGTCGCTCGTGACGCCGCTGCTCTCGGATTCCGACGTGGCGCTCGCGCGGTTCGAGGAAGGCCACGACGCGAGCTTCGACGCGGCCACCGGCTGGCTCTACAACGGCATGGCCGAGGCCTTCGGCGCGGGGGCCGCGCGCATGGCCATCGTCGGCGAGGATCCGATGCTGCTCGCCGGGCAGGACCCGGCGAAGGTCTCGCGCATGGGCAAGGCCAACTCGAAGGCCTACAAGCCGGCGATGGAGAAGATCACCAACTTCAACATCAACTGGTCGATCTGCGCCTGGCCGGGTGCGGCCTGGGCCAAGCGCATGTTCCCCGAGCTTTCCGAGCCCGAGGCGCAGGCGAAGCTGGCCGAGGCGATCATTGCCGCCTCGCGCGTCACCGGCGACGATCCGGTCGCGGCCTGGGCCGAGCACAATGCCGCGCTGCGCGCCCGCACCGAGTGGCTGAACGCCGAGCGCTTCTCGGCGCTGCACTTCACCGGGCCGGGCACCGACCTGACCATCGGCCTTGCCGACGGGCATGAATGGCATGGCGGCGCGAGCACGGCGCAGAACGGCGTGGTCTGCAACCCGAACGTGCCGACAGAAGAGGTCTTCACCACCCCGCACGCGCAGCGCGTCGAGGGCTGGGTGCGCTCGACCAAGCCGCTGTCGCACCAGGGCAGCCTGATCGACGGCATCGAGGTGCGTTTCGAGGCGGGCCGCATCGTCGAGGCCAAGGCCTCGCAGGGCGAGGAAGTGCTGCGCGAGCTGCTGGCGACCGACGAGGGCGCGGCGCGTCTCGGCGAGGTGGCCCTCGTGCCGCACAGCTCGCCGATCTCGCAATCGGGGCTGCTCTTCTACAACACGCTCTTCGACGAGAACGCCGCCTGCCACATCGCGCTTGGCCAGTGCTACTCGAAATGCTTCCTCGACGGTGCCTCGCTGAGCGCGGAGCAGGTCGCGGCGCAGGGCGGCAACAGCTCGATGATCCACGTCGACTGGATGATCGGCGGCGCCGAGACCGACATCGACGGCATCCGCGAGGACGGCACCCGCGTGCCGGTCTTCCGCAAGGGCGAATGGGCCTGA
- a CDS encoding inorganic phosphate transporter: MSLLESASLYTARPLVGVGLSLLFVGFAAPAAALLTGAAPGSIVIIVAAAFGAYMALNIGANDVANNMGPAVGANALSMAGAIAIAAICESAGALLAGGDVVSTISKGIIDPASLSEGSLFIQAMLAALLSAALWVNLATWIGAPVSTTHAVVGGVMGAGIVAAGFGTVNWSTMGAIAASWVISPLMGGIIAAAMLAFIKWKVMYVPDRIAAARVWVPVLIGIMSGAFSMYLAMKGLKHLMKIDLHDALIIGAVAGVFFWLVSVPLVRRQSRGLENRNASLKVLFRLPLVVSAGLLSFAHGANDVANAVGPLAAIVHAMSSGDASESVAIPMWVMVIGALGISCGLMLFGPKLIRMVGNQITKLNPMRAYCVALSAAVTVIAASWLGLPVSSTHIAVGAIFGVGFFREWFMEMRARRANRVRSPRKPIAAEERQRRKLVRRSHFMTIIAAWIITVPASALLSALCFLLISTLVG; this comes from the coding sequence ATGTCCCTTCTCGAATCCGCCTCTCTCTACACCGCGCGCCCGCTTGTCGGCGTCGGTCTCTCGCTGCTCTTCGTCGGTTTCGCGGCGCCTGCCGCGGCGCTGCTGACCGGCGCCGCGCCGGGCTCGATCGTCATCATCGTCGCCGCCGCCTTCGGCGCCTACATGGCGCTGAACATCGGCGCCAACGACGTCGCCAACAACATGGGCCCGGCGGTGGGCGCGAACGCGCTCTCGATGGCCGGGGCCATCGCCATCGCCGCGATCTGCGAGAGCGCCGGTGCGCTGCTGGCGGGCGGCGACGTGGTCTCGACCATATCCAAGGGCATCATCGACCCCGCGTCGCTCAGCGAGGGCAGCCTGTTCATCCAGGCCATGCTGGCGGCGCTGCTCTCGGCGGCGCTCTGGGTCAACCTCGCCACCTGGATCGGCGCGCCGGTCTCGACCACCCACGCCGTCGTCGGCGGCGTGATGGGTGCGGGCATCGTCGCGGCGGGCTTCGGCACGGTGAACTGGTCGACCATGGGCGCCATCGCCGCCAGCTGGGTGATCTCGCCGCTGATGGGCGGCATCATCGCCGCCGCCATGCTCGCCTTCATCAAGTGGAAGGTGATGTACGTGCCCGACCGGATCGCCGCCGCGCGGGTCTGGGTGCCGGTGCTGATCGGCATCATGTCGGGCGCCTTCTCCATGTACCTGGCGATGAAGGGCCTCAAGCACCTGATGAAGATCGACCTGCACGACGCGCTGATCATCGGCGCGGTGGCGGGCGTGTTCTTCTGGCTGGTTTCCGTGCCGCTGGTGCGGCGCCAGTCGCGCGGGCTCGAGAACCGCAACGCCTCGCTGAAGGTGCTGTTCCGCCTGCCGCTCGTCGTCTCCGCGGGGCTGCTCTCCTTCGCCCACGGCGCCAATGACGTGGCCAACGCCGTCGGTCCGCTCGCCGCCATCGTGCATGCGATGAGCAGCGGCGACGCCTCCGAAAGCGTCGCGATCCCGATGTGGGTCATGGTGATCGGCGCGCTCGGCATCTCCTGCGGCCTCATGCTCTTCGGCCCGAAGCTGATCCGCATGGTCGGCAACCAGATCACCAAGCTGAACCCGATGCGCGCCTATTGCGTGGCGCTCTCGGCCGCGGTGACGGTGATCGCCGCCTCGTGGCTCGGCCTGCCGGTCAGCTCGACCCACATCGCCGTGGGCGCGATCTTCGGCGTCGGCTTCTTCCGCGAATGGTTCATGGAGATGCGCGCGCGCCGGGCAAACCGCGTCCGCAGCCCGCGCAAGCCCATCGCCGCGGAAGAGCGCCAGCGCCGCAAGCTGGTCCGCCGCTCGCATTTCATGACCATCATCGCCGCGTGGATCATCACGGTCCCGGCCTCGGCCCTGCTGTCGGCGCTTTGCTTCCTACTCATCTCCACCCTCGTCGGCTAA
- a CDS encoding DHA2 family efflux MFS transporter permease subunit, protein MSTAAQTPAGPPELTPRRVAAFFVMVFGMFMAILDIQIVSASLPEIQAGLGASSDEISWVQTSYLIAEVIMIPLSGLLGRMMSTRYLFAISAAGFTAASFMCATSGSINEMILWRAVQGFLGGGMIPSVFAAAFTIFPPSKRAIVSPMIGLVATLAPTVGPTVGGYLSHAMSWHWLFLVNVPAGILVTIGALSLIDFDKPEWKLFDSFDWIGLGALACFLGAMEYVLEEGPGNDWFQDELVAVLFVVMVIGGVVTFWRAFTLKNPVVDFSAFGNTNFAVGSVFSFVMGIGLYGMTYLYPLYLSSIRGYDSLMTGETVFVSGLAMFVSAPLAGVLSSKMDLRLMLMMGFIGFGISSWMLTGMTADWDFQELLWPQVLRGLSLMICMVPINNLALGTLPPEKMKSASGLYNLMRNLGGAVGLALINTALTDRGALHTARLREALSWDNPEALRQLEMMGQNLSAQGIDGDRGALQQMAGRITEQATVMSFVDVFLLITVLFAGLAVMALAMKPPAKGAGGAAH, encoded by the coding sequence ATGAGCACGGCAGCCCAGACGCCGGCCGGACCGCCCGAACTAACGCCGCGCAGGGTCGCGGCGTTTTTCGTGATGGTCTTCGGCATGTTCATGGCCATCCTCGACATCCAGATCGTCTCGGCCTCGCTGCCCGAGATCCAGGCGGGGCTCGGCGCCTCGTCGGACGAGATCAGCTGGGTGCAGACCTCGTACCTGATCGCCGAGGTCATCATGATCCCGCTCTCGGGCCTGCTCGGGCGGATGATGTCGACGCGATACCTCTTCGCCATCTCGGCGGCGGGATTCACCGCGGCCTCGTTCATGTGCGCCACCTCGGGCTCGATCAACGAGATGATCCTGTGGCGCGCGGTGCAGGGCTTCCTCGGCGGCGGCATGATCCCCTCGGTCTTCGCCGCGGCCTTCACCATCTTCCCCCCGTCAAAGCGGGCGATCGTCTCGCCGATGATCGGACTTGTCGCCACGCTTGCTCCCACCGTCGGCCCGACCGTCGGCGGCTATCTCAGCCACGCGATGAGCTGGCACTGGCTGTTCCTCGTCAACGTTCCGGCAGGCATCCTCGTCACCATCGGCGCGCTCTCCCTGATCGATTTCGACAAGCCCGAGTGGAAGCTCTTCGACAGTTTCGACTGGATCGGTCTCGGGGCGCTGGCCTGCTTCCTCGGCGCGATGGAATACGTTCTGGAAGAAGGGCCGGGCAACGACTGGTTCCAGGACGAGCTGGTCGCGGTGCTCTTCGTCGTCATGGTGATCGGCGGGGTGGTCACCTTCTGGCGGGCCTTCACGCTGAAGAACCCGGTGGTGGATTTCTCGGCCTTCGGGAACACCAACTTCGCCGTCGGCTCGGTGTTCAGCTTCGTGATGGGGATCGGGCTTTACGGGATGACCTATCTCTACCCGCTCTACCTGAGCTCGATCCGCGGCTACGACAGCCTGATGACCGGCGAGACGGTGTTCGTCTCGGGGCTTGCGATGTTCGTCTCGGCGCCGCTGGCGGGGGTGCTGTCGTCGAAGATGGACCTGCGGCTCATGCTGATGATGGGCTTCATCGGCTTCGGCATCTCGTCGTGGATGCTGACCGGCATGACCGCCGACTGGGATTTCCAGGAACTGCTCTGGCCGCAGGTGCTGCGCGGCCTGTCGCTGATGATCTGCATGGTGCCGATCAACAACCTCGCGCTCGGCACGCTGCCGCCCGAGAAGATGAAGAGCGCGTCGGGCCTCTACAACCTGATGCGCAACCTCGGCGGGGCCGTGGGGCTCGCGCTGATCAACACCGCGCTGACCGACCGCGGCGCGCTGCACACGGCCCGGCTGCGCGAGGCGCTGAGCTGGGACAACCCCGAGGCGCTGCGCCAGCTCGAGATGATGGGCCAGAACCTCTCGGCGCAGGGGATCGACGGCGACCGCGGCGCGCTGCAGCAGATGGCCGGGCGCATCACCGAGCAGGCCACGGTGATGTCCTTCGTCGACGTCTTCCTGCTGATTACCGTGCTCTTCGCCGGGCTCGCGGTCATGGCGCTGGCGATGAAGCCGCCGGCCAAGGGGGCAGGGGGCGCGGCGCACTGA
- a CDS encoding HlyD family secretion protein codes for MSRHDRIEPTDPETRPATAPQATTHETAEVPPKSGRKKRILGGIALIALLAGGYEGYGWWTDGRFMIETDDAYVQADLSLVSSKLQGYVEEIPVQANQHVSKGDVLVRIEDGDFRIALEQKQAQLPTLERTLTRIDAETAAAEASVTQAEAELSAAEAALRSAQTALTRSQGLAARKVTSQADLDDATEALETAKANRAAAAAAIKGAEAQVEVLKAERAETESSRREMELDIAQAQRDLDHTVLRAPFDGTVANIAIEEGELVNIGARLAAVVPDHGLYVEANFKETQLADIHPGESVKVSIDAMEGHEIEGRVVSVAPATGSVFSLLPADNATGNFTKIVQRVPVRIELPEGTPGLRAGLSAVVEIDKRTAPAGTELAEVSK; via the coding sequence ATGTCCCGCCACGACCGCATCGAACCCACCGATCCCGAGACCCGTCCGGCCACGGCTCCGCAAGCCACCACTCACGAAACCGCGGAGGTGCCGCCCAAGAGCGGCCGCAAGAAGCGCATCCTTGGGGGGATCGCGCTGATTGCGCTGCTGGCGGGCGGCTACGAGGGCTATGGCTGGTGGACCGACGGGCGCTTCATGATCGAGACGGACGACGCCTATGTTCAGGCCGACCTCTCGCTCGTGTCGTCGAAGCTGCAGGGATATGTGGAGGAGATCCCGGTGCAGGCGAACCAGCACGTGAGCAAGGGCGACGTGCTGGTGCGGATCGAGGACGGTGATTTCCGCATCGCGCTCGAGCAGAAGCAGGCGCAACTGCCGACGCTCGAACGCACGCTGACCCGGATCGACGCCGAGACCGCCGCCGCCGAGGCCAGCGTGACGCAGGCCGAGGCCGAGCTGTCCGCCGCCGAGGCGGCGCTGCGCAGCGCGCAGACCGCGCTGACCCGGTCGCAGGGCCTCGCGGCGCGCAAGGTCACCTCGCAGGCCGATCTCGACGATGCCACCGAGGCGCTCGAGACCGCCAAGGCCAACCGTGCCGCCGCCGCCGCCGCGATCAAGGGCGCCGAGGCGCAGGTCGAGGTCCTGAAGGCCGAGCGCGCCGAGACCGAGTCGAGCCGCCGCGAGATGGAGCTCGACATCGCGCAGGCGCAGCGCGACCTCGACCACACCGTCCTGCGCGCGCCCTTCGACGGCACCGTCGCCAACATCGCCATCGAAGAGGGCGAGCTGGTGAACATCGGCGCCCGGCTTGCCGCCGTGGTTCCGGATCACGGGCTCTACGTCGAGGCGAACTTCAAGGAAACCCAGCTCGCGGACATCCACCCCGGCGAGTCCGTCAAGGTCAGCATCGACGCCATGGAAGGCCACGAGATCGAGGGCCGCGTGGTCTCGGTCGCGCCGGCCACCGGCTCGGTCTTCTCGCTGCTGCCGGCGGACAATGCCACCGGCAACTTCACCAAGATCGTGCAGCGCGTGCCGGTGCGGATCGAACTGCCCGAGGGCACGCCCGGCCTGCGCGCCGGCCTCTCGGCCGTGGTCGAGATCGACAAGCGCACCGCGCCCGCCGGCACGGAGCTTGCGGAGGTCTCGAAATGA
- a CDS encoding TetR/AcrR family transcriptional regulator, producing MITEQARACAQKRRHAAGEDPEKRRQILDGAWRVFVDQGFDAASMNSICKAAGVSKGTLYVYFENKEDLFVALVEDKRRDFFDGIFARLAEAGTIEERLLAYAIGLSTQLNSEDVIRAQRIVISVVERMPELGMRFYDAGAKHFLGCLQDFLRRETEAGTLNVPDTALAAGQFIELSTTLTWRPRLFGRRPDAPTEEEIARVAKEAVRVFLAAYKA from the coding sequence ATGATCACGGAGCAGGCCCGGGCCTGCGCGCAGAAGCGCCGCCACGCCGCGGGCGAAGACCCTGAAAAACGCCGTCAAATCCTCGACGGCGCGTGGCGGGTCTTTGTCGATCAGGGATTCGACGCCGCCTCGATGAACAGCATCTGCAAGGCGGCGGGCGTCTCGAAGGGCACGCTCTATGTCTACTTCGAGAACAAGGAAGACCTCTTCGTCGCGCTGGTCGAGGACAAGCGGCGGGATTTCTTCGACGGCATCTTCGCGCGGCTGGCCGAGGCGGGCACCATCGAGGAGCGGCTGTTGGCCTATGCCATCGGCCTTTCGACGCAGCTGAATTCCGAGGATGTCATCCGTGCGCAGCGCATCGTCATCAGCGTGGTCGAGCGCATGCCCGAACTGGGGATGCGCTTCTACGACGCGGGGGCCAAGCATTTCCTCGGCTGTCTTCAGGACTTCCTGCGGCGCGAGACCGAGGCCGGCACGCTGAACGTGCCCGACACCGCGCTGGCCGCCGGGCAGTTCATCGAGCTTTCCACCACGCTCACCTGGCGCCCGAGGCTCTTCGGCCGCCGCCCCGACGCGCCCACCGAGGAAGAGATCGCCCGCGTCGCGAAGGAGGCGGTGCGCGTCTTCCTCGCCGCCTACAAGGCATAA
- a CDS encoding DEAD/DEAH box helicase has protein sequence MKQTLAAALQARGYETLTPVQEAVADPAIAGTDMLVSAQTGSGKTVGFGLAIAPAILGDAESFGAAGAPEALIIAPTRELALQVRRELSWLYAEAGAVMASCVGGMDARTERRALERGAHILVATPGRLCDHLRRGAVDLSAVKAVVLDEADEMLDLGFREDLETILEASNPERQTLLFSATVSPQIAQLAQRYQRDSQRIQVQGGAKQHSDIEYRAVIVAQGDQENAITNLLRFHEAPNAIVFANTRATVSRLVSRLTNRGFAVVGLSGELSQDERSHALQAMRDGRARVCVATDVAARGIDLPNLDLVIHAELPQSNEALLHRSGRTGRAGRKGISALIVPLRDRKKAERIMRFAKVEAEWGEAPSADAVLERDEARMLADPMWTDPSPETDAALVTQITEKYSAEEIAQAMVRQWRSLRSAPEELLPVDARAEKAPRTEPFGASRWFTVTVGREGNANPRWLLPKICRAGNITREALGAIRIADELTYVEISESAVEGFLEALGPDMEVAQGLVMEQVDGLPEELKSAPRGPKPGGFKKEGGFRKEGGFKKEGGFKKEGGFRKEGGGFKKEGGFKKKEGFGGPGGFKRKSEDGDFERPRRERAEGDKPKGKFGAKKSFKDTDGAHKKVGPKKHRKG, from the coding sequence TTGAAACAGACCCTCGCCGCCGCGCTGCAAGCCCGCGGATATGAAACGCTTACACCCGTGCAAGAAGCCGTGGCCGACCCGGCAATCGCCGGCACCGACATGCTGGTTTCCGCGCAGACGGGTTCGGGCAAGACGGTGGGCTTCGGTCTCGCCATTGCCCCCGCAATCCTCGGCGACGCCGAGAGCTTCGGCGCCGCTGGCGCGCCGGAAGCCCTGATCATCGCCCCGACCCGCGAACTCGCGCTGCAGGTCCGCCGCGAACTCTCGTGGCTCTACGCCGAGGCCGGTGCGGTCATGGCCTCCTGCGTCGGCGGCATGGACGCCCGCACCGAGCGCCGGGCGCTCGAGCGCGGCGCGCACATCCTCGTCGCCACCCCGGGCCGCCTCTGCGACCACCTGCGCCGTGGCGCGGTCGATCTCTCGGCGGTCAAGGCCGTGGTGCTCGACGAGGCCGACGAGATGCTCGACCTCGGCTTCCGCGAAGACCTCGAGACCATCCTCGAAGCCTCGAACCCCGAGCGTCAGACCTTGCTCTTCTCGGCCACCGTCTCGCCGCAGATCGCGCAGCTCGCTCAGCGCTACCAACGCGACTCGCAGCGGATCCAGGTGCAGGGCGGTGCCAAGCAGCACTCCGACATCGAGTACCGCGCGGTGATCGTCGCCCAGGGCGACCAGGAGAACGCGATCACCAACCTGCTGCGCTTCCACGAGGCGCCGAACGCCATCGTCTTCGCCAACACCCGCGCGACCGTGTCGCGTCTGGTGTCGCGCCTGACCAACCGCGGCTTCGCCGTGGTCGGCCTCTCGGGCGAGCTGAGCCAGGACGAGCGCAGCCACGCGCTGCAGGCGATGCGTGACGGCCGGGCCCGCGTCTGCGTCGCCACCGATGTGGCCGCCCGCGGCATCGACCTGCCGAACCTCGACCTGGTAATCCACGCCGAGCTGCCGCAGAGCAACGAGGCGCTGCTGCACCGTTCGGGCCGCACCGGCCGCGCCGGGCGCAAGGGCATCTCGGCGCTGATCGTGCCGCTGCGCGACCGCAAGAAGGCCGAGCGCATCATGCGTTTCGCCAAGGTCGAGGCCGAGTGGGGCGAGGCGCCGAGCGCCGACGCCGTGCTCGAGCGAGACGAGGCGCGGATGCTGGCCGATCCCATGTGGACCGACCCCTCGCCCGAGACCGATGCCGCGCTGGTGACCCAGATCACCGAGAAGTACAGCGCCGAGGAAATCGCCCAGGCGATGGTGCGCCAATGGCGCAGCCTGCGCTCGGCCCCCGAGGAGCTGCTGCCGGTCGATGCCCGCGCCGAGAAGGCACCGCGCACCGAGCCCTTCGGCGCGAGCCGCTGGTTCACCGTCACCGTCGGCCGCGAAGGCAACGCCAACCCGCGTTGGCTGCTGCCGAAGATCTGCCGCGCCGGCAACATCACCCGCGAGGCGCTCGGCGCCATCCGCATCGCCGACGAGCTGACCTATGTCGAGATCTCCGAGAGCGCGGTCGAGGGCTTCCTCGAGGCGCTCGGCCCCGACATGGAAGTGGCGCAGGGACTGGTGATGGAGCAGGTCGACGGCCTGCCCGAAGAGCTCAAGAGCGCGCCGCGCGGCCCCAAGCCCGGCGGCTTCAAGAAGGAAGGTGGCTTCCGCAAGGAGGGTGGCTTCAAGAAGGAAGGCGGTTTCAAGAAGGAAGGCGGCTTCCGCAAGGAAGGCGGCGGCTTCAAGAAGGAAGGCGGCTTCAAGAAGAAGGAAGGCTTTGGCGGCCCCGGCGGCTTCAAGCGCAAGTCCGAGGACGGCGACTTCGAGCGCCCGCGCCGCGAGCGTGCCGAGGGCGACAAGCCCAAGGGCAAGTTCGGTGCCAAGAAGTCCTTCAAGGACACCGATGGCGCCCACAAGAAGGTCGGCCCCAAGAAGCACCGCAAGGGCTGA
- a CDS encoding NUDIX hydrolase gives MLRSIWQKYIGPAFLRPPRFQVAALCHRQNPQTNELEVLLITSRETKRWVLPKGWPKRGYDAAGTAVEEAWEEAGVRAPSEPPLKVGSYRYEKRLDGGLPAPTHVDVYAVEAKGMFDTFPEAGERERRWVRPAEAATMVEEPSLRQLLARAPDLLVALASG, from the coding sequence ATGCTTCGTTCCATATGGCAAAAATATATCGGTCCCGCATTCCTGCGGCCCCCGCGATTCCAGGTCGCGGCGCTTTGCCATAGGCAGAATCCGCAGACGAACGAGCTCGAGGTCCTGCTGATCACCTCGCGCGAGACCAAGCGCTGGGTGCTTCCCAAGGGCTGGCCGAAGCGCGGCTACGACGCCGCCGGCACCGCTGTCGAGGAAGCCTGGGAAGAGGCCGGGGTGCGCGCACCCTCCGAGCCCCCCCTGAAGGTCGGCAGCTACCGCTACGAAAAGCGGCTCGATGGCGGGCTTCCGGCCCCGACCCACGTCGATGTCTACGCCGTCGAGGCGAAGGGCATGTTCGACACCTTCCCCGAGGCCGGCGAGCGCGAGCGTCGCTGGGTTCGGCCGGCAGAGGCCGCGACCATGGTCGAGGAACCGAGCCTGAGACAGCTTCTGGCGCGCGCGCCCGATCTCCTCGTCGCGCTGGCGTCGGGCTGA
- a CDS encoding LysR family transcriptional regulator — protein sequence MDTRQLETLLAIEQHGGFAAAAQAINITASAVSQQVSALEAELGAQLYDRSRRPPVLTAKGAEMLRSARQILRIVTETKASVTGGNVSGTLAFGTLRTGANSLVPNALASLRGQYPDLTYRLRIGMSEELMAEVVSGQLDAALVAEHVAVPPSLRWTEVLSEPLVVITPPGTGGLAIRDLVRQVPYIRYRTQVPLARQIDTEIARLGAAPRQAVSVNTMTAVVGCVRAGMGFAVIPYVALQDSITAALDWFPFGSPPIHRRLGVVRRPTTSRAEVLSALIAALIEHGRPRDDQD from the coding sequence ATGGACACGCGACAACTCGAAACCCTTCTTGCCATCGAGCAGCATGGCGGCTTCGCCGCGGCGGCGCAGGCGATCAACATCACCGCCTCGGCGGTGAGCCAGCAGGTCTCGGCGCTCGAGGCGGAGCTGGGGGCGCAGCTCTACGACCGCAGCCGCCGCCCGCCGGTGCTGACCGCCAAGGGCGCCGAGATGTTGCGCTCGGCGCGGCAGATCCTGCGCATCGTCACCGAGACCAAGGCCTCGGTGACCGGCGGCAACGTCAGCGGCACGCTGGCCTTCGGCACGCTGCGCACCGGGGCCAATTCGCTGGTGCCGAACGCGCTGGCGAGCCTGCGGGGACAGTATCCCGACCTCACCTACCGGCTGCGCATCGGCATGTCCGAGGAATTGATGGCCGAGGTGGTCTCGGGCCAGCTCGACGCGGCGCTGGTGGCCGAGCACGTGGCGGTGCCGCCGAGCCTGCGCTGGACCGAGGTGCTGAGCGAGCCGCTGGTGGTGATCACCCCGCCCGGCACCGGCGGGCTGGCGATCCGCGACCTCGTGCGGCAGGTGCCCTACATCCGCTACCGCACGCAGGTGCCGCTGGCACGGCAGATCGACACGGAAATCGCCCGGCTCGGCGCCGCGCCGCGGCAGGCGGTGTCGGTGAACACGATGACGGCGGTGGTGGGATGCGTGCGGGCGGGGATGGGCTTTGCCGTCATCCCCTATGTCGCGCTGCAGGATTCGATCACCGCGGCGCTCGACTGGTTTCCCTTCGGCTCGCCGCCGATCCACCGCCGGCTCGGCGTGGTGCGACGCCCGACGACCAGCCGGGCCGAGGTGCTGTCAGCCCTGATCGCCGCGCTGATCGAGCATGGCCGCCCGCGCGACGATCAGGATTGA
- a CDS encoding tripartite tricarboxylate transporter substrate binding protein encodes MKLPSGLAALLAAATLIAAPASAGDYPDHPVEFIVPWSPGGGSDTLMRLIAGNIAPFLGADMPIINMPGVGGTVGLREASRRANDGYTISQVHEGLLTATETGITEISWEDFEPIALMTASPQYLVVHPTEDYTNFEEFVTYAKAHPGEITMGVTLGGVPHLHAAMIEQAYGLQFAYVGYEGTGERVRALVGGNLDAAIGDISSSKQFVDNGDLQFLAVGSLERVDEAPEVPTFKELGADLELQVTRGIVMPKDAPQEARDKMEAALEALSKDPAYIEQTNNAGASVDFRGQEGYRAYLAKLDETVKSLAEVLAP; translated from the coding sequence ATGAAACTCCCCTCGGGCCTTGCCGCCCTTCTTGCCGCCGCCACCCTGATCGCCGCACCAGCCAGCGCCGGCGATTACCCCGACCACCCGGTCGAGTTCATCGTGCCCTGGTCGCCGGGCGGCGGGTCGGACACGCTGATGCGCCTCATCGCGGGCAACATCGCGCCCTTCCTCGGTGCCGACATGCCGATCATCAACATGCCCGGCGTCGGCGGCACCGTCGGCCTGCGCGAGGCCTCGCGCCGCGCCAACGACGGCTACACCATCAGCCAGGTCCACGAAGGCCTGCTGACCGCCACCGAGACCGGCATCACCGAGATCTCCTGGGAGGATTTCGAGCCGATCGCGCTGATGACCGCCTCGCCGCAGTATCTCGTGGTGCACCCGACCGAGGACTACACGAATTTCGAGGAATTCGTGACCTACGCCAAGGCGCACCCGGGCGAGATCACCATGGGCGTGACCCTCGGCGGCGTGCCGCACCTGCACGCGGCGATGATCGAACAGGCCTACGGGCTGCAGTTCGCCTACGTGGGCTATGAAGGCACCGGCGAGCGCGTCCGCGCCCTTGTCGGCGGCAACCTCGACGCGGCGATCGGCGACATCTCCTCCTCGAAGCAGTTCGTCGACAACGGCGACCTGCAGTTCCTCGCGGTGGGCTCGCTCGAGCGCGTCGACGAGGCGCCCGAGGTCCCGACCTTCAAGGAACTCGGAGCCGATCTCGAGCTGCAGGTGACCCGCGGCATCGTCATGCCGAAGGACGCGCCGCAGGAGGCCCGCGACAAGATGGAAGCGGCGCTCGAGGCGCTGTCGAAGGATCCGGCCTATATCGAGCAGACCAACAACGCCGGGGCCTCGGTCGACTTCCGCGGCCAGGAGGGCTACCGCGCCTACCTCGCCAAGCTCGACGAGACGGTGAAGTCGCTCGCAGAGGTGCTCGCACCGTGA